A window of Amycolatopsis australiensis contains these coding sequences:
- a CDS encoding MBL fold metallo-hydrolase translates to MQLTKFGHACVRVESAGHRLVIDPGGLTDPRALDGADAVLITHEHFDHYSADTLRQALQQNPRLHVWTNTAVGADLADLGARVTVVGEGEVFTAAGLEVRVHGTWHAVIHPDIPRVPNIGFLVGGALFHPGDALTVPDTAVDTLLLPVHGPWSTTGQLIDYVREVAPRQVVGVHDGALNDVGGAMVGGLLGGNGPGTGSPYVRLAPGASADVG, encoded by the coding sequence GTGCAGCTCACCAAGTTCGGGCACGCCTGCGTCCGCGTCGAATCCGCCGGGCACCGCCTGGTCATCGACCCGGGCGGGCTGACCGACCCCCGCGCGCTCGACGGCGCCGACGCCGTCCTGATCACCCACGAGCACTTCGACCACTACTCCGCGGACACCCTGCGCCAGGCTCTCCAGCAGAACCCCCGCCTGCACGTCTGGACGAACACCGCCGTCGGCGCGGACCTCGCCGACCTCGGCGCGCGCGTCACCGTCGTCGGCGAAGGAGAGGTCTTCACCGCGGCCGGTCTCGAAGTGCGCGTCCACGGCACCTGGCACGCGGTCATCCACCCCGACATCCCGCGCGTGCCCAACATCGGCTTCCTGGTCGGCGGCGCCCTGTTCCATCCCGGCGACGCCCTCACCGTCCCGGACACCGCCGTCGACACCCTGCTGCTGCCCGTCCACGGCCCCTGGTCCACCACCGGCCAGCTGATCGACTACGTGCGGGAAGTGGCCCCGCGCCAGGTCGTCGGCGTCCACGACGGGGCCCTCAACGACGTCGGCGGCGCGATGGTCGGCGGCCTGCTGGGCGGCAACGGCCCCGGCACCGGCAGTCCCTACGTGCGGCTGGCCCCCGGCGCGTCGGCGGACGTCGGCTGA
- a CDS encoding MarR family winged helix-turn-helix transcriptional regulator: MDDTLAEELRQAIGTLVRAVRAVDTMPGGEAAILGYLDRDGPQTTAELAQRRMVSHQSAAKSVKELLGAGLVRAEPHPGDGRKVLLAITDAGRTRLGRERTRRATSLHEAIDETLTAAEQRKLRDCVPLLTRLSAHLTGR, from the coding sequence GTGGACGACACACTGGCGGAAGAGCTGCGCCAAGCGATCGGGACGCTGGTCCGCGCGGTGCGCGCGGTCGACACCATGCCGGGCGGCGAGGCCGCCATCCTGGGTTACCTGGACCGCGACGGCCCGCAGACCACGGCGGAGCTGGCCCAGCGGCGGATGGTGAGCCACCAGTCGGCGGCGAAGTCGGTCAAGGAACTGCTCGGCGCCGGCCTGGTGCGCGCCGAGCCGCATCCCGGCGACGGCCGCAAGGTGCTGCTGGCGATCACCGACGCGGGCCGGACCCGCCTGGGCCGGGAACGAACCCGGCGCGCGACATCCCTGCACGAGGCGATCGACGAGACACTCACGGCGGCGGAGCAGCGAAAGCTGCGTGACTGCGTACCCCTGCTCACCCGGCTCAGCGCGCACCTGACGGGCCGATGA
- a CDS encoding glycoside hydrolase family 6 protein, protein MAAGALAALAASGVVVTTTWAGTQATGSVFYVDPGTNAAQWVAANPGDSRAAVIRDRIAAVPQARWFTTTNTSTVRGEVDSYVGAAAAAGKIPIMVVYDIPNRDCGGASSGGAPSHDAYRAWIDQVAAGLAGRPAAIVLEPDVLALMTSCQSSDQQSQTTASIAYAGKKLKAGSAQAKVYFDIGHSAWLSPGDAAARLRAADVSNSADGFSTNVSNYRATSDEVSYDKAILGQLGDGRLKAVVDTSRNGNGPQGSEWCDPAGRAIGTPSTDQTGDSQIAAFLWVKPPGEADGCIAAAGQFVPQRAYDLAIAAGPVQTTTPTAPTTPTTPTTTTTPTTPITTTPQPSGSCKVTHRVVSSWPTGYTGEIVIQNLAGPLDHWTLTFSAPGVTVSQGWNGTWTDTGDTVKVDSASWNGNLATGASTTIGYNASYNGGTPPFASPALNGTSCS, encoded by the coding sequence GTGGCCGCCGGTGCGCTCGCCGCGCTGGCCGCGAGCGGCGTCGTCGTCACGACGACGTGGGCCGGCACGCAAGCCACCGGGTCGGTGTTCTACGTCGATCCGGGCACCAACGCGGCCCAGTGGGTCGCGGCGAACCCCGGCGACTCGCGCGCCGCGGTCATCCGCGACCGCATCGCCGCGGTGCCGCAGGCGCGGTGGTTCACCACCACGAACACCTCGACCGTGCGCGGCGAAGTCGACTCCTACGTCGGCGCGGCGGCCGCCGCCGGGAAGATCCCGATCATGGTCGTCTACGACATCCCGAACCGCGACTGCGGCGGGGCGAGCAGCGGCGGCGCGCCGTCCCACGACGCCTACCGCGCGTGGATCGACCAGGTCGCGGCGGGCCTGGCCGGCCGGCCAGCGGCCATCGTGCTCGAACCCGACGTGCTCGCGCTCATGACGAGCTGCCAGAGCAGCGACCAGCAAAGCCAGACGACCGCCTCGATCGCCTACGCGGGCAAGAAACTCAAGGCCGGCTCGGCCCAGGCCAAGGTGTACTTCGACATCGGGCACTCGGCGTGGCTGTCGCCGGGCGACGCCGCCGCCCGGCTGCGCGCCGCCGACGTCTCGAACAGCGCGGACGGCTTCTCCACCAACGTGTCCAACTACCGCGCGACCTCGGACGAGGTGTCCTACGACAAGGCGATCCTCGGCCAGCTCGGCGACGGGCGACTGAAGGCCGTGGTCGACACGAGCCGCAACGGCAACGGCCCGCAGGGCAGCGAGTGGTGCGACCCGGCCGGCCGCGCGATCGGCACGCCGAGCACCGACCAGACCGGCGACAGCCAGATCGCCGCGTTCCTCTGGGTCAAGCCGCCGGGCGAAGCGGACGGCTGCATCGCCGCGGCGGGCCAGTTCGTGCCCCAGCGGGCCTACGACCTCGCGATCGCGGCGGGCCCGGTCCAGACCACCACGCCCACGGCACCGACCACACCCACCACGCCGACGACAACCACGACACCCACGACGCCGATCACGACCACCCCGCAGCCGTCCGGGAGCTGCAAGGTCACGCACCGGGTGGTCAGCTCGTGGCCGACGGGCTACACGGGCGAGATCGTCATCCAGAACCTGGCGGGCCCGCTGGACCACTGGACGCTGACGTTCTCGGCCCCGGGCGTCACGGTCAGCCAGGGCTGGAACGGAACCTGGACCGACACGGGCGACACGGTCAAGGTGGACAGCGCGTCGTGGAACGGAAACCTGGCCACCGGCGCGTCGACGACGATCGGGTACAACGCGAGCTACAACGGCGGCACGCCACCGTTCGCGTCGCCGGCCCTCAACGGGACTTCCTGCTCCTGA
- a CDS encoding AraC family transcriptional regulator has product MDLLSDIIGVMRTGRPSANRMRVGSPWSYRFAPYDGAGFHVLLRGSGWLLMPGRDPVQLGPGDAVLLPAGQEHVLSEARRAARPVPFETAVPDPAGTIEMLCGKYRLDRRRTHPLLATLPAVVHLPTHTGGHARLRAALDLLAAETTTRRPGRDAALAGLLDLLLVYLIRAWFDDHADLGWPRALRDQAVTAVLEAMHGAPDRPWRIEDLAAEAGLSRTTLTRKFTELVGQAPMTYLTHWRMTLAARLLHDTDLGLAAVARRVGYASPFAFSHAFKREFGVAPGRYREDLSRGSAKPAGT; this is encoded by the coding sequence GTGGACTTGCTCAGCGACATCATCGGGGTCATGCGGACCGGGCGCCCCTCGGCGAACCGGATGCGCGTCGGCTCTCCGTGGTCGTACCGGTTCGCGCCGTACGACGGCGCCGGTTTCCACGTGCTGCTGCGCGGTTCGGGCTGGCTGCTCATGCCCGGCCGGGACCCGGTGCAGCTCGGCCCCGGCGACGCGGTGCTCCTGCCCGCCGGGCAGGAGCACGTGCTGTCGGAGGCGCGGCGCGCGGCCCGCCCCGTGCCGTTCGAGACGGCGGTGCCGGATCCGGCGGGCACGATCGAGATGCTGTGCGGGAAGTACCGGCTGGACCGGCGGCGGACGCATCCGCTGCTGGCCACGCTCCCGGCCGTGGTGCACCTGCCGACGCACACCGGCGGCCACGCCCGCCTGCGCGCCGCGCTCGACCTCCTGGCCGCGGAGACGACGACCCGGCGCCCGGGCCGGGACGCGGCGCTCGCCGGCCTGCTGGACCTCCTGCTCGTCTACCTGATCCGCGCCTGGTTCGACGACCACGCGGACCTGGGCTGGCCGCGCGCGCTCCGGGACCAGGCCGTCACCGCGGTGCTGGAAGCGATGCACGGCGCGCCGGACCGCCCGTGGCGCATCGAAGACCTGGCCGCGGAAGCCGGTCTCTCCCGCACCACGCTCACCCGGAAGTTCACGGAACTGGTCGGCCAGGCGCCGATGACGTACCTGACGCACTGGCGCATGACGCTCGCGGCCCGCCTGCTGCACGACACCGACCTCGGCCTGGCGGCCGTCGCCCGCCGGGTCGGGTACGCCTCGCCGTTCGCGTTCTCGCACGCGTTCAAGCGCGAATTCGGCGTCGCCCCCGGACGTTACCGCGAGGACCTCTCGCGCGGGAGTGCGAAACCCGCCGGTACGTGA
- a CDS encoding MBL fold metallo-hydrolase yields MSDFTIGAVEVTKVPEWTGEIAAARFIVPDSTPEIWRDNEAWLAPDHWNPATDAYHGAVQTWVLRSEGKTVLVDTGVGNGRDRPQIPLFDHLDTDFPDRLAAAGVRPEDVDVVVNTHIHYDHVGWNTLGGAHGWEPAFPNATYLIPAVDQRYFAPENAGRRPVPRNDHERLRRKGSLLVYADSIAPVLGRATLWEDSYRLDADLTLEPAPGHTPGSSVLRVRSGGDKAVFVGDILHSPVQILEPSWNSCFCEDRPQAAATRRRLLEQAADEREIVVPAHFAGAGALEVKRDGSRFKVDRWVGA; encoded by the coding sequence ATGAGTGATTTCACGATCGGTGCCGTCGAAGTGACGAAGGTGCCCGAATGGACCGGCGAGATCGCGGCGGCGCGGTTCATCGTCCCCGACAGCACGCCCGAGATCTGGCGGGACAACGAAGCCTGGCTCGCGCCCGACCACTGGAACCCGGCGACGGACGCCTACCACGGGGCCGTGCAGACGTGGGTGCTGCGCAGCGAGGGCAAGACAGTACTCGTGGACACCGGGGTGGGCAACGGCCGCGACCGGCCGCAGATCCCGCTGTTCGACCACCTCGACACGGACTTCCCCGACCGGCTCGCCGCGGCCGGGGTCCGGCCGGAGGACGTGGACGTCGTCGTCAACACGCACATCCACTACGACCACGTCGGCTGGAACACCCTCGGCGGCGCCCACGGCTGGGAACCGGCCTTCCCGAACGCGACCTACCTCATCCCGGCGGTCGACCAGCGCTACTTCGCGCCCGAAAACGCCGGCCGCCGCCCGGTGCCCCGCAACGACCACGAACGCTTGCGGCGCAAGGGAAGCCTGCTCGTCTACGCCGACAGCATCGCGCCGGTGCTCGGCCGGGCGACGCTGTGGGAGGACTCGTACCGGCTGGACGCCGACCTGACGCTCGAACCGGCGCCCGGGCACACGCCGGGGTCGTCGGTGCTGCGCGTGCGTTCGGGCGGCGACAAGGCGGTTTTCGTGGGCGACATCCTGCACAGCCCGGTGCAGATCCTGGAGCCGTCGTGGAACAGCTGCTTCTGCGAGGACCGTCCCCAGGCGGCGGCGACCCGCCGCCGGCTGCTGGAGCAGGCGGCGGACGAGCGGGAGATCGTGGTGCCCGCGCATTTCGCGGGCGCGGGCGCGCTGGAGGTCAAGCGGGACGGGAGCCGGTTCAAAGTGGACCGCTGGGTCGGCGCCTGA
- a CDS encoding TetR/AcrR family transcriptional regulator encodes MARWQPETTQRLVVAAVDLFTEQGYDATTVAQIAERAGVTKSTFFRHFADKRELLVAGQETLSRLLAEGIAEAPADASPLEAVAAGLERASGAMGPANRELGPRLKAAVAASTELQERDALKNVGLAAAMTAALTARGVPDATAHLAAELGVLAFKRGYTQWSEADRDDRRGLAPYALAALQDLRAATASLG; translated from the coding sequence ATGGCCCGATGGCAACCCGAGACCACCCAGCGGCTCGTCGTCGCGGCCGTCGACCTGTTCACCGAGCAGGGCTACGACGCCACCACCGTCGCGCAGATCGCCGAACGCGCGGGCGTCACGAAGAGCACGTTCTTCCGGCACTTCGCCGACAAGCGGGAGCTGCTGGTCGCCGGCCAGGAGACCCTGAGCCGGCTGCTCGCCGAGGGCATCGCCGAGGCACCGGCGGACGCGAGCCCGCTCGAAGCGGTCGCGGCCGGCCTCGAACGCGCGTCGGGCGCCATGGGGCCGGCGAACCGCGAGCTGGGCCCCCGCCTGAAAGCGGCGGTGGCGGCCAGCACCGAACTGCAGGAGCGCGACGCCCTCAAGAACGTCGGGCTCGCGGCGGCGATGACCGCGGCCCTCACCGCCCGCGGCGTCCCGGACGCGACCGCGCACCTGGCCGCGGAACTGGGCGTGCTCGCGTTCAAGCGCGGCTACACCCAGTGGTCGGAAGCCGACCGCGACGACCGACGAGGGCTGGCTCCGTACGCGCTGGCCGCCCTGCAGGATCTGCGCGCGGCGACGGCGTCGCTGGGCTGA
- a CDS encoding SDR family oxidoreductase, whose product MQVFVTGGTGTIGSAVVAELLDGGHTVLALARSDKSAQALTDAGARVLRGQLADLDVLRAGAAQSDGVISLAFGSDYSTADALARSIAEESAAMAALGEELAGSDRPIVTVSGTPWVPGRAATESDPLPTDGPVGGRGRSVNALLDMASRGVRATAVRMPRTVHNEGKGGFAGLLTEQARRTGVAGYPGDGTQRWPAVHARDAAVLFRLALESAPAGTSWHAVADEGDQVHAIAAVIGRRLGLPVEPVPPENFGPFGPIFAMDQPASSARTREVLGWRPTHPSLLEDLENIRP is encoded by the coding sequence ATGCAGGTTTTCGTCACCGGCGGTACCGGCACCATCGGCTCGGCGGTCGTCGCCGAGCTGCTCGACGGCGGGCACACCGTGCTCGCGTTGGCCCGCTCGGACAAGTCCGCGCAGGCCCTCACCGACGCCGGCGCCCGGGTGCTGCGCGGGCAGCTGGCCGATCTCGACGTCCTGCGGGCCGGGGCCGCGCAGTCCGACGGCGTGATCAGCCTGGCGTTCGGCAGTGACTACAGCACCGCGGACGCGCTCGCGCGGTCGATCGCCGAGGAAAGCGCGGCCATGGCCGCGCTGGGCGAGGAACTCGCCGGCAGCGACCGCCCGATCGTCACCGTGTCGGGCACGCCGTGGGTGCCGGGCCGCGCCGCCACGGAGTCCGACCCGCTGCCCACCGACGGCCCGGTCGGCGGCCGCGGCCGGTCGGTCAACGCGCTGCTGGACATGGCGTCCCGCGGAGTCCGTGCGACGGCGGTCCGCATGCCCCGCACGGTGCACAACGAGGGCAAGGGCGGGTTCGCGGGGCTGCTGACGGAGCAGGCGCGCCGAACGGGCGTGGCGGGTTACCCGGGCGACGGCACGCAGCGCTGGCCGGCGGTTCACGCCCGCGACGCGGCGGTGCTGTTCCGGCTGGCACTGGAGTCGGCGCCGGCGGGAACGTCCTGGCACGCGGTGGCCGACGAGGGTGACCAGGTCCACGCCATCGCGGCCGTCATCGGGCGGCGCCTCGGCCTGCCGGTCGAGCCGGTGCCGCCGGAGAACTTCGGGCCGTTCGGCCCCATTTTCGCCATGGACCAGCCTGCTTCCAGTGCCCGCACCCGCGAGGTCCTCGGCTGGCGGCCCACCCACCCGAGCCTGCTGGAAGACCTGGAGAACATCCGGCCGTGA
- a CDS encoding caspase, EACC1-associated type produces MTTGGALARLGGRRALELLVPQECLDQFLITATAGAGDFQRSAVLADDQGTVFRPADPIAQGAAEDDQHWGGAEGDDEGQRRGVDPFRAFGRRPAGAEFDRIHVEPEQFLAQLPELLVGERGIVFDDCHRNVRHAPHDIPRAGVPVTPGGRRLALLVATGEYADPGLKPLRGPVKEAGELARLLADPDIGGFEVQVVADGSSQQLRVAIGRFFTEATRHDLLVLHISGHGVKDTRGRLHFAGTDTRLDLLNATGVPAEFVRDEVDRSPARQVVLWLDCCFSGAFPAGHVPKSGRRVDVVDQLSAKSGRGCLVMTASTHLEHAFETGTGHSPIGPEVPSIFTEAIISGLRSGDADLDADGRIEAAELYNYVYERVRSRTPHQTPTRNDRGSGPVYLAHSRKGLSLPHGLDPDLRAALLSKRDSLRSEAWKILRGSAAAGDPTAIETLRRLESDERARLLAPEPAGPEPPALEPAGSGLAGPGLAGPGLAGLEPAGSGLAGPGLAGLEPAGSGLAGPGLAGLEPAGSGLAGPGLAGLEPAGSGLAGPGLAGPEPAGSGLAALESAGSGAVAVESAGSEPVEPEPAGPGRDKAPAESAVAAPEPVQPGPVQPGPALPGPAGPQPAVPEPGGPAGRPTSADLSRAATALVGLPSPPAKRPRWLPGRRPDLQRELDQLHKATKPPILGTRRKARLIARSALLIAALLGAAGMIGLSLYLSADDGPVVPENGYELTWAAGGTPDGQTAGATVDRHVPVTLGSPTDRPELAMTLRAHGTPPSGPYLRGTVSVDEKAKLCGPVTILLGTGKALVTLHVGMGAGTSVAVPSSIGPLAGSDRISITIDPSAATAPPCGAVTLNFDNFVVTG; encoded by the coding sequence GTGACGACCGGCGGCGCCCTGGCGCGGCTCGGGGGCCGCCGGGCGCTAGAGTTGCTCGTCCCGCAGGAATGCCTCGATCAGTTTTTGATCACGGCCACTGCGGGCGCCGGTGATTTCCAGCGATCGGCCGTCCTTGCGGATGATCAAGGAACGGTCTTTCGCCCGGCCGACCCAATCGCGCAGGGTGCGGCCGAGGATGATCAGCACTGGGGAGGAGCTGAGGGTGACGACGAGGGACAACGTCGAGGCGTCGACCCCTTTCGCGCCTTCGGGCGGCGTCCGGCCGGGGCCGAATTCGACCGAATCCACGTCGAGCCCGAGCAGTTCCTCGCGCAGTTGCCGGAGCTGCTCGTCGGCGAGCGCGGGATCGTCTTCGACGACTGTCACCGAAATGTCCGTCACGCTCCGCACGATATCCCACGCGCGGGTGTTCCGGTGACGCCTGGCGGCCGGCGCCTGGCCCTGCTCGTCGCCACCGGCGAGTACGCCGACCCGGGCCTGAAGCCGTTGCGGGGACCGGTGAAGGAAGCCGGCGAACTGGCGCGGTTGCTGGCGGATCCGGACATCGGCGGCTTCGAAGTGCAGGTCGTCGCGGACGGGTCCAGCCAGCAGCTCCGGGTGGCCATCGGCCGGTTCTTCACCGAGGCCACCCGGCACGACCTGCTGGTGCTGCATATTTCGGGCCACGGCGTCAAGGACACCCGCGGCCGGCTCCACTTCGCGGGCACCGACACCAGGCTCGACCTGCTGAACGCCACCGGCGTCCCGGCGGAATTCGTCCGCGACGAGGTCGACCGCAGCCCGGCGCGGCAGGTGGTGTTGTGGCTCGACTGCTGTTTCAGCGGCGCATTCCCCGCCGGGCACGTCCCCAAATCGGGACGCCGGGTCGACGTGGTGGACCAGCTGTCGGCGAAATCGGGCCGTGGATGCCTGGTGATGACGGCCTCGACCCACCTCGAGCACGCATTCGAGACGGGAACCGGCCATTCCCCGATCGGCCCGGAGGTTCCGTCGATCTTCACCGAAGCGATCATTTCGGGATTGCGAAGCGGCGACGCGGACCTGGACGCGGACGGCCGCATCGAGGCGGCCGAGCTGTACAACTACGTCTACGAACGAGTCCGTTCCAGGACGCCCCACCAGACCCCGACGCGGAACGACCGGGGCAGCGGGCCGGTGTACCTGGCGCACAGCCGCAAGGGGCTGTCGTTGCCGCATGGGTTGGACCCGGACCTGCGGGCGGCGCTGCTCAGCAAGCGGGACAGCCTCCGGAGCGAGGCGTGGAAGATCCTGCGCGGGTCGGCGGCGGCCGGTGACCCCACGGCCATCGAGACGTTGCGGAGGCTGGAGAGCGACGAGCGCGCCCGGCTGCTGGCGCCGGAGCCTGCCGGGCCGGAGCCGCCCGCGCTGGAGCCGGCCGGATCGGGGCTGGCCGGGCCGGGGCTGGCTGGGCCGGGGCTGGCTGGGCTGGAGCCGGCCGGATCGGGGCTGGCCGGGCCGGGGCTGGCTGGGCTGGAGCCGGCCGGATCGGGGCTGGCCGGGCCGGGGCTGGCTGGGCTGGAGCCGGCCGGATCGGGGCTGGCCGGGCCGGGGCTGGCTGGGCTGGAGCCGGCCGGATCGGGGCTGGCCGGGCCGGGGCTGGCTGGGCCGGAGCCGGCCGGATCGGGGCTGGCCGCGCTGGAATCGGCTGGATCGGGGGCGGTCGCGGTGGAGTCAGCCGGATCGGAGCCGGTCGAACCTGAGCCGGCTGGGCCTGGCCGAGACAAGGCGCCCGCCGAGTCGGCGGTGGCCGCGCCTGAGCCGGTCCAACCGGGGCCGGTCCAACCGGGGCCAGCCCTGCCCGGGCCGGCCGGGCCGCAGCCGGCCGTGCCCGAACCGGGCGGGCCGGCCGGCCGGCCGACCTCCGCCGACCTCAGCCGAGCCGCGACCGCCTTGGTCGGCCTGCCTTCCCCGCCGGCCAAACGTCCTCGATGGCTGCCCGGCCGCCGGCCTGACCTGCAGCGAGAACTCGACCAGCTCCACAAAGCGACCAAGCCCCCGATCCTCGGCACCCGTCGCAAAGCCCGGCTGATCGCACGCAGCGCGTTACTGATCGCAGCACTCCTAGGCGCCGCCGGGATGATCGGGCTCAGCCTGTACCTGTCCGCCGACGACGGCCCCGTCGTCCCCGAGAACGGTTACGAGCTGACCTGGGCGGCCGGCGGCACCCCGGACGGGCAGACCGCCGGCGCGACCGTCGACCGGCACGTGCCCGTCACGCTCGGCTCCCCGACCGACCGGCCCGAGCTGGCCATGACCCTCCGGGCGCACGGAACCCCGCCGTCCGGCCCGTATCTGCGAGGCACCGTGAGCGTCGACGAAAAAGCCAAGCTGTGCGGCCCGGTGACCATCCTCCTCGGAACCGGCAAGGCTCTCGTCACGCTGCACGTCGGAATGGGCGCCGGCACCAGCGTCGCCGTGCCGTCGTCGATCGGGCCCCTCGCGGGCAGCGACCGGATCTCCATCACGATCGACCCCTCGGCCGCGACCGCTCCGCCGTGCGGTGCCGTGACCCTGAACTTCGACAACTTCGTCGTGACCGGCTGA
- a CDS encoding helix-turn-helix domain-containing protein, whose protein sequence is MGTSGAKPGSKPDRERLRHQLLAAGCDPARIAAEMAGRWQFNPRQAWRYTHGLSQTAVAARCNDLLGDGRAPMTGKRISEYEAWPQRGIRPTVHVLALLARVYGTVPRALLADDELPLLPESERLVLDQLPAAEPAAPQPEAGGLSAAAVRAAAHASGAHAELAEVTEVGAITLEQLDHDVVQLARTAMHLQPAEIFGELVRVRDRVFQLLRRRAHPAQQTHLYLLAGQTCGLLASASMELGCYGAAAEQSRAAWVYAEIIGHNGLKAWLRGTQALIAFWSGNPREAAQLAEAGREHLRQGTGFVRLCNIESRAWAHLGDVRETQRVIGMGHRAREQATEPDELHDVVGGEFGFDEARQSFCNAGAWVQVGKPVLAVEAAERALRLYASEAERTRRYGGEASTRLEMTDGYLALRELDAADVALDPVIGTSATAGVAHLATRLSGICETLDSPPFRSSREARELADRIRAHPVLR, encoded by the coding sequence ATGGGAACCAGCGGAGCGAAGCCCGGGAGCAAACCGGACCGTGAACGGCTGCGGCACCAGCTGCTCGCCGCCGGCTGCGACCCCGCCCGGATCGCGGCCGAGATGGCCGGCCGCTGGCAGTTCAACCCGCGTCAGGCTTGGCGCTACACCCACGGCCTGTCGCAGACGGCGGTCGCGGCCCGCTGCAACGACCTGCTCGGCGACGGCCGGGCACCGATGACCGGCAAGCGGATCAGCGAATACGAGGCGTGGCCGCAGCGGGGCATCCGCCCGACCGTGCACGTGCTCGCCCTGCTCGCCCGGGTCTACGGCACCGTGCCCCGCGCTCTGCTCGCCGACGACGAGCTGCCGCTGCTGCCCGAGTCCGAGCGGCTGGTGCTCGACCAGCTTCCGGCGGCGGAGCCCGCCGCCCCGCAACCCGAGGCCGGCGGTCTCAGCGCCGCCGCGGTCCGCGCCGCCGCCCACGCGTCCGGGGCGCACGCCGAGCTCGCCGAGGTCACCGAGGTCGGCGCGATCACGCTCGAGCAGCTGGACCACGACGTCGTCCAGCTCGCGCGCACGGCCATGCACCTGCAGCCGGCCGAGATCTTCGGCGAGCTCGTCCGCGTGCGCGACCGCGTCTTCCAGCTGCTGCGGCGGCGCGCGCACCCGGCCCAGCAGACGCACCTGTACCTGCTGGCCGGCCAGACGTGCGGGCTGCTCGCGAGCGCCAGCATGGAGCTGGGCTGTTACGGCGCGGCCGCCGAGCAGTCGCGCGCCGCGTGGGTCTACGCGGAGATCATCGGCCACAATGGACTCAAGGCGTGGCTGCGCGGCACGCAGGCGCTCATCGCGTTCTGGTCGGGCAACCCGCGGGAGGCGGCGCAGCTGGCCGAGGCCGGCCGCGAGCACCTGCGGCAGGGCACGGGTTTCGTGCGGCTGTGCAACATCGAAAGCCGGGCGTGGGCGCACCTCGGTGACGTCCGCGAGACCCAGCGGGTGATCGGCATGGGCCACCGGGCCCGGGAGCAGGCGACCGAGCCCGACGAGCTGCACGACGTCGTCGGCGGCGAGTTCGGGTTCGACGAGGCGCGGCAGTCCTTCTGCAACGCCGGTGCCTGGGTGCAGGTGGGCAAGCCGGTGCTGGCGGTCGAAGCCGCCGAGCGTGCCCTGCGCCTGTACGCGTCGGAAGCCGAGCGCACCCGCCGGTACGGCGGCGAGGCGTCGACCCGGCTGGAGATGACCGACGGGTACCTGGCCCTGCGGGAGCTGGACGCGGCCGACGTCGCGCTCGACCCGGTGATCGGGACGTCCGCCACCGCCGGCGTCGCCCACCTGGCCACGCGGCTGTCCGGCATCTGCGAGACGCTCGACAGCCCGCCCTTCCGAAGTTCCCGGGAAGCGCGCGAACTCGCCGACCGGATCCGTGCGCATCCGGTGCTGCGGTGA